Proteins from one Paenibacillus amylolyticus genomic window:
- a CDS encoding InlB B-repeat-containing protein: MTTNTQLYAGWNINQYTVSFDSNGGTAVADRQIDYGTLVIEPAAPTLTGYTFGGWYTDRAHTQRFEFASEPITVHTQLYASWTLQSYTVTFDVYQGDHANVPDQTIEYGTRITRPIDPVRTGYTFTNWYADAAHTQPFDFQTIITDSVTLYAGWSTNQYVASFESNGGTLVSEQLLNYGNPVQEPQQPNRTGYTFAGWYSDPGLQQRFDFATSSIQDHVQLYAGWERILYTVSFDTTGGSDIPDMSIGYGEPLILINEPTSDTEGQVFAGWFADAELTVKFDFSQPIQSDVTLYAKWAVQVQQITFDTDEGTAIAPQTVAYGDLLSRPSDPERTGYTFAGWYTDITRTQPFDFATATVVADMTLYAKWNIAVRTVTFHTDGGTAIQAREVINGEMLSRPSDPVRAGYAFAGWYTDITRTQPFDFATATVTADMTLYAGWALIPTPGGGNSGNNGNSGSNDNGAGSNSSTGSSGNPFNDNNDTQTSVSIPAGQAGELRLGTGVLLEVPAGASDQPLEIKAIVVDTPVTGLASNQRVVSQVVEFTKNTQGNFKVPVKLTLTFDPASLRSDEKLAVFYQQEPNTSWTMVEDGKVDGNKIRVDVNHFTRFAVMAVPATIAAPTAANFSDIEGHWAADSIREAAGLGIVKGYADGTFHPGAQVTRAEFAAMLVRMLKPVPDHEEVISTMLTFKDATQIGAWGIKEIAQASALGWIQGHADGTFRPNAPITRAEMAVMVSRALTLTDVTSESTFTDAASIPVWASQAAASHAAIRSDERSSPWRI; this comes from the coding sequence ATCACGACAAATACACAACTATATGCGGGCTGGAATATCAATCAGTACACCGTCAGCTTTGATAGTAACGGAGGTACAGCGGTAGCGGATCGTCAGATCGACTACGGTACACTCGTGATTGAGCCAGCGGCTCCAACGTTAACGGGATATACATTTGGCGGGTGGTATACAGATAGGGCTCATACACAGCGCTTTGAATTTGCTAGTGAGCCAATAACGGTGCATACACAGCTCTATGCAAGCTGGACGCTCCAATCGTATACGGTCACGTTCGACGTATATCAGGGAGATCATGCTAATGTGCCTGATCAGACGATAGAGTATGGCACACGGATTACGCGACCCATAGATCCGGTACGTACGGGTTATACGTTTACCAATTGGTACGCAGATGCAGCACATACGCAGCCATTTGACTTCCAGACGATCATTACGGACTCGGTTACTTTGTATGCAGGTTGGAGCACCAATCAATATGTAGCCAGTTTTGAAAGTAATGGTGGTACTCTAGTGAGCGAGCAATTGCTCAACTATGGTAATCCGGTGCAGGAGCCACAGCAACCGAACCGAACGGGGTATACTTTTGCCGGCTGGTATAGTGATCCTGGCTTACAGCAACGGTTTGATTTTGCGACATCGTCTATTCAGGACCATGTTCAGCTCTATGCAGGATGGGAACGCATTCTCTATACGGTTAGCTTTGATACCACCGGAGGCTCGGATATACCGGATATGAGTATCGGATATGGCGAACCGTTAATCTTAATCAATGAGCCAACTTCGGATACGGAAGGTCAAGTCTTTGCCGGTTGGTTTGCAGATGCAGAGCTCACGGTTAAGTTTGATTTTAGTCAGCCGATCCAGTCGGATGTAACTTTGTATGCCAAATGGGCAGTTCAAGTGCAGCAGATTACATTTGATACGGATGAAGGCACTGCCATTGCTCCACAGACTGTTGCTTATGGCGACCTACTGTCTCGTCCATCCGATCCAGAACGTACGGGTTATACGTTTGCTGGCTGGTATACGGATATCACACGCACACAGCCATTTGATTTTGCAACAGCTACAGTGGTTGCAGATATGACGTTGTATGCCAAATGGAACATAGCCGTGCGAACCGTCACCTTCCATACGGATGGTGGAACGGCAATTCAGGCTCGCGAGGTAATTAACGGTGAGATGTTATCTCGTCCAAGCGATCCGGTGCGAGCCGGGTATGCGTTTGCGGGGTGGTACACGGATATCACACGCACGCAGCCATTTGATTTTGCAACAGCGACGGTAACTGCTGATATGACGTTATATGCGGGGTGGGCGCTTATCCCAACTCCAGGCGGCGGTAACTCTGGAAACAATGGAAATAGTGGAAGCAATGATAATGGAGCAGGTTCCAACTCCAGTACTGGCTCAAGCGGTAATCCTTTTAATGATAACAATGATACGCAGACAAGCGTGTCCATTCCTGCTGGGCAAGCTGGTGAGCTTCGGCTTGGCACAGGAGTGCTGCTTGAAGTTCCAGCTGGTGCTTCCGATCAGCCATTAGAGATTAAAGCCATCGTGGTAGACACACCGGTTACGGGTTTAGCAAGTAATCAACGTGTTGTGAGTCAGGTGGTGGAATTCACCAAAAACACCCAGGGGAATTTCAAGGTTCCAGTGAAGTTGACGCTGACCTTTGACCCAGCTTCACTTCGAAGCGATGAGAAGCTAGCGGTCTTTTACCAGCAAGAGCCGAACACATCATGGACAATGGTTGAAGACGGCAAAGTGGACGGCAACAAAATTCGTGTAGATGTAAATCACTTTACACGCTTTGCCGTGATGGCAGTTCCGGCAACAATAGCTGCTCCTACAGCAGCCAATTTTAGTGATATTGAAGGTCACTGGGCAGCTGACAGTATTCGTGAAGCGGCGGGGCTTGGTATTGTCAAAGGCTACGCTGATGGTACGTTCCATCCGGGAGCACAAGTTACACGAGCAGAATTTGCTGCCATGCTTGTACGGATGCTTAAGCCGGTGCCTGATCATGAAGAAGTTATTTCAACAATGCTTACTTTCAAGGATGCGACCCAGATTGGGGCATGGGGAATCAAGGAGATTGCACAGGCAAGTGCACTGGGTTGGATTCAAGGTCATGCGGATGGAACCTTCCGTCCAAATGCTCCAATCACACGTGCGGAGATGGCGGTTATGGTCAGCCGTGCGCTGACATTGACTGATGTCACGTCCGAATCTACCTTTACTGATGCAGCCAGCATTCCTGTATGGGCAAGTCAGGCAGCAGCTTCACATGCAGCAATCAGGTCTGATGAAAGGTCGAGTCCATGGAGAATTTGA
- a CDS encoding InlB B-repeat-containing protein produces MNQYNVSFNSSGGTEVADVAVNHGATLSAPTAPSRTGYTFTGWYTDADRTQLFNFAGTVITGNIQLYAGWSINQYSVSFNSGGGTAVADVPVTYGSTISAPTAPTRTGYRFTSWYSDAALTQTLRFCEYSDHDKYTTICGLEYQSVHRQL; encoded by the coding sequence TTGAACCAGTATAACGTTAGCTTTAACAGTAGTGGTGGTACGGAAGTGGCGGATGTTGCGGTGAATCATGGCGCTACGCTTAGCGCACCAACTGCTCCGTCACGCACGGGTTATACGTTTACAGGTTGGTACACCGATGCTGATCGTACACAGCTGTTCAACTTTGCGGGTACGGTGATAACGGGAAATATTCAGCTGTACGCAGGCTGGAGTATCAACCAGTATTCCGTCAGCTTTAATAGCGGCGGAGGTACAGCTGTAGCAGATGTTCCGGTTACGTATGGCTCCACGATTAGTGCACCAACGGCGCCAACACGTACAGGGTACAGATTTACTAGCTGGTATAGTGATGCGGCACTAACGCAGACCCTTCGATTTTGCGAATACAGCGATCACGACAAATACACAACTATATGCGGGCTGGAATATCAATCAGTACACCGTCAGCTTTGA
- a CDS encoding InlB B-repeat-containing protein — MRINSSDLMANVPGSAGAKGVSLRAQPQHGTVIQDSTGFIYQAPNFYYGNDSFTVRTYNDNGFANGYSTVQIKVEQPMPPVVTGVSDGGIYNRTVNPVFSSGNATLNGHPFTSGTAVTAEGSYTLVVTNSYGSMQVQFRIDLTPPTVVGVSNGGRYTVPPTITFSDGTATLNGAAFTSGGQISQEGSYTLVVTDTANNSSTITFSYYAPRQLMFDSGGGTSVATQSLYYGDHGIEPTVPTRTGYTFTGWYSDAARTQPFHFTNTAITTNTQLYAGWSISQYIVSFDSNNGTAVADIPVSHGLTISEPAAPTRTGYTFDGWYTDRERTQPFLFDNTAITGNTSCMRSGY, encoded by the coding sequence TTGAGAATTAACAGCTCGGATTTGATGGCGAATGTACCTGGTAGTGCGGGTGCCAAGGGAGTTTCGTTGCGCGCTCAGCCGCAGCATGGAACGGTTATTCAAGATAGTACCGGATTTATATATCAGGCTCCAAACTTCTATTACGGTAATGATAGCTTTACAGTAAGAACATACAATGACAATGGATTTGCTAACGGTTATTCGACAGTTCAGATCAAGGTAGAGCAACCTATGCCGCCTGTTGTAACCGGTGTTAGCGATGGAGGCATTTACAATCGTACGGTGAATCCAGTATTTAGCAGTGGCAATGCGACCCTGAATGGTCATCCGTTTACGAGCGGAACAGCGGTTACTGCGGAAGGAAGCTATACATTAGTCGTAACGAACAGTTACGGTTCAATGCAGGTTCAATTTAGAATTGATCTTACGCCGCCAACCGTAGTTGGAGTATCGAATGGCGGGCGTTATACCGTGCCGCCTACGATTACGTTTAGCGACGGTACTGCTACGCTGAATGGAGCCGCGTTTACCAGCGGAGGACAGATCAGTCAGGAAGGTAGTTATACGCTAGTCGTCACTGACACGGCTAATAATAGTTCAACGATCACATTCAGCTACTATGCACCACGTCAGCTTATGTTCGATAGCGGCGGCGGAACGAGTGTAGCGACGCAAAGTCTGTATTATGGTGATCATGGCATTGAACCAACTGTACCGACACGTACCGGCTATACGTTTACCGGCTGGTATAGTGATGCGGCGCGCACGCAGCCATTTCATTTTACGAATACGGCGATTACGACAAATACACAGCTGTATGCAGGCTGGAGTATTAGCCAATATATCGTTAGCTTTGACAGTAATAATGGAACAGCTGTGGCGGATATTCCGGTGAGCCATGGTTTGACGATTAGCGAACCGGCAGCACCAACACGAACAGGATATACGTTTGACGGGTGGTATACGGATCGAGAGCGCACACAGCCTTTTCTTTTTGACAATACAGCGATAACTGGGAATACGAGCTGTATGCGGAGTGGGTATTGA
- a CDS encoding tail fiber protein has protein sequence MIHYTGRVFWKITLVFVLVFTTLSAGIGTTRSAHAEEWYEKYLGEIQLLPYGFVPNGWEFAAGQKMNIQSNQALYALLGTNYGGDGRVDFALPDLTSLPVPDGMGYYIAMTGVFPGRENGGTAMGYGGEVRIFPYTYSPDGWLKLDGSTYNAQSYPQLYSVIRDVFGSQDGQKFTLPGISAPLRNQPLHFAVAARPMGSLNGTDMSNQNSEVLLGQTIPFLVPMQTNWKISDGGIYNVSEYTALFTLLGQKFGGDGRNTFGVPDLRNNPYNFQYYTVTTGIYPSRSDRGGGLLQSQEQIQFIP, from the coding sequence GTGATTCATTATACCGGTCGTGTCTTTTGGAAAATCACGCTGGTCTTTGTGCTAGTGTTTACTACATTATCGGCAGGAATAGGAACAACACGGTCAGCGCACGCGGAAGAATGGTATGAAAAGTATCTGGGAGAGATACAACTACTTCCTTACGGGTTTGTACCGAACGGTTGGGAGTTTGCTGCGGGACAAAAGATGAATATTCAGAGCAATCAAGCTTTGTATGCTTTGCTAGGTACCAATTATGGGGGCGATGGGCGAGTCGATTTTGCATTACCGGATCTCACGTCACTTCCTGTACCTGACGGTATGGGCTACTACATAGCGATGACTGGAGTATTTCCTGGACGTGAAAATGGCGGGACTGCGATGGGGTACGGAGGTGAAGTGCGCATCTTCCCGTATACTTATTCGCCTGATGGCTGGCTCAAGCTGGATGGGAGTACATATAATGCGCAGAGTTATCCGCAGCTGTACTCCGTTATTCGTGATGTGTTTGGATCTCAGGATGGTCAAAAATTCACATTGCCCGGTATTAGTGCACCGCTGCGAAACCAACCATTACACTTTGCTGTGGCGGCAAGACCGATGGGTAGTCTGAATGGAACGGATATGAGCAATCAAAATAGTGAAGTTTTACTAGGCCAAACCATACCATTTCTTGTTCCGATGCAGACCAATTGGAAAATTAGTGATGGCGGTATTTATAACGTATCGGAATACACAGCATTATTTACACTCTTGGGACAGAAATTTGGTGGTGATGGAAGAAATACATTTGGTGTCCCTGATCTGAGAAATAATCCTTACAATTTTCAATATTATACAGTTACTACAGGGATATATCCTTCTCGGAGTGATCGAGGAGGGGGCCTTCTGCAGTCGCAGGAACAGATACAATTTATACCGTAG
- a CDS encoding class III extradiol ring-cleavage dioxygenase — translation MTLPALFIAHGSPALAVESNDYTHFLNQLGDRLPAPKAIVVFTAHWDCPEPSVTMDDTHQTLHDFYGFPSTMYTMEYPASGQPDLANEICALFTRSNLAHQPIRGRGLDHGVWVPLLHMYPEANIPVIAVSVDSLRTPQEQYDIGRMLEQLRHDDVLIIGSGGTVHNLRLLGDTDEPQEWAVEFDNWIGERLEQWNTRELFQYEKKAPHARTAVPSYGTEHLAPLFYAMGTADMSRSAKRLFQSYPYGTLSLNCWQFGDGV, via the coding sequence ATGACATTACCCGCACTTTTCATTGCGCATGGTTCTCCCGCTCTGGCGGTGGAGAGCAATGACTACACTCACTTCTTGAACCAGCTTGGAGACAGGCTGCCGGCTCCGAAAGCCATTGTCGTATTTACGGCACATTGGGATTGTCCTGAACCGTCCGTGACGATGGATGATACACATCAGACCTTGCATGATTTTTATGGATTTCCTTCTACGATGTACACGATGGAATACCCTGCATCCGGGCAGCCAGATCTGGCGAACGAGATATGTGCTCTGTTCACCCGCAGCAATCTGGCGCATCAGCCGATTCGAGGCCGCGGCCTGGATCATGGCGTATGGGTACCGTTGCTCCATATGTATCCCGAAGCTAATATTCCTGTGATTGCTGTATCGGTAGACTCACTGCGAACGCCGCAGGAACAGTATGATATTGGCCGAATGCTGGAACAGCTGCGTCATGATGATGTGCTGATCATTGGCAGTGGCGGGACGGTTCACAATTTGCGATTGCTGGGCGATACGGATGAACCGCAAGAGTGGGCGGTGGAATTTGATAACTGGATCGGGGAGCGCTTGGAGCAGTGGAACACAAGAGAACTGTTTCAATACGAGAAAAAGGCCCCACATGCACGCACGGCTGTTCCATCGTATGGTACAGAGCATCTTGCACCTTTGTTCTACGCTATGGGTACAGCGGATATGTCCCGATCAGCGAAGCGTCTATTCCAGTCTTACCCATATGGCACGCTAAGTTTAAATTGCTGGCAGTTTGGAGACGGCGTATAA
- a CDS encoding alpha/beta fold hydrolase, whose translation MERQISIRHGQEELTATIHYPVVKDIKEEKSQQRVPLAVICHGFVGSRIGVDRLFVKTARELAEDGYLVLRFDYIGCGESSGEYGAEGLESMVLQTRSVLDYAVNCSDVDPTRVTLIGHSLGGAVALLTAVRDKRVKNLVMWSSVGYPFNDIVKITGREVYDEGVKLGAADYLGYKFTPTFFESLAEHQPFQEAVKFNGDVLVVHGTSDEIIPVDYAFLYQKVFWMRQEGRCDKEIIFQGDHTFSSGKEREQLITRTREWLGERQKIEQDWQHWMI comes from the coding sequence ATGGAACGTCAGATCAGTATCCGACATGGACAGGAAGAATTAACAGCCACGATTCATTATCCGGTTGTGAAAGATATCAAGGAGGAGAAGAGCCAGCAGCGCGTACCGCTGGCAGTCATCTGCCACGGCTTCGTTGGTAGTCGGATCGGCGTGGACCGTTTGTTTGTAAAGACTGCACGAGAGCTGGCAGAAGACGGTTATCTGGTGCTGCGTTTCGATTATATCGGTTGCGGAGAGAGCAGTGGGGAGTATGGAGCTGAGGGATTGGAGTCCATGGTGCTACAGACCCGTTCGGTGCTGGATTATGCGGTCAATTGCAGTGATGTAGATCCTACGCGTGTGACACTTATCGGTCATAGTCTGGGTGGTGCCGTTGCCTTACTAACGGCTGTGCGCGACAAACGTGTCAAGAACCTGGTGATGTGGTCCTCCGTGGGTTATCCGTTCAATGATATCGTGAAGATTACGGGTCGGGAAGTATATGATGAAGGCGTGAAACTGGGTGCAGCTGACTATCTCGGATACAAATTCACACCGACGTTCTTCGAGTCTCTCGCTGAACATCAGCCATTCCAGGAAGCAGTCAAGTTTAACGGTGATGTTCTCGTCGTGCATGGTACGTCAGATGAGATTATTCCTGTAGACTACGCATTCCTGTATCAAAAGGTATTCTGGATGCGCCAGGAAGGCCGTTGCGACAAGGAGATTATCTTCCAGGGCGATCACACCTTCTCTTCAGGTAAAGAGCGGGAACAGCTAATCACACGTACCAGAGAGTGGCTGGGCGAACGTCAGAAGATTGAACAGGATTGGCAGCACTGGATGATATAA
- a CDS encoding DUF1129 family protein: protein MGISYKKLKEIQNRQITEMSRMTPEHVKLYDEISTIARHTPADERTQEEWILSAGKAIVQAQRDNKPARELYGPDLEQDIHAQLGITDTAPKKNASVAEPQATENAEPAKRTPKWYAMIAWAALSFVLLIQGCAGLFMGWTGGDTEPFQHISLFSLIVAAVGGIALVEMLRRLAERPDDEGADRNKVPKINIRGIVIYIAVVVLVLFVGYPLRDKLPVFALAPWVSAVIGIVGLATLRPLFGQKKTA from the coding sequence TTGGGGATTTCCTATAAGAAACTGAAAGAAATACAGAATCGGCAAATTACCGAGATGAGTCGTATGACACCTGAACATGTGAAGCTGTATGACGAGATCAGCACCATTGCGCGTCATACGCCAGCGGATGAGAGAACACAGGAAGAATGGATTCTTTCCGCAGGAAAAGCGATCGTACAGGCTCAGCGGGATAACAAACCCGCTCGCGAGCTATACGGACCTGATCTGGAACAAGACATCCATGCACAGCTCGGGATAACAGATACAGCACCGAAGAAGAATGCCAGCGTTGCAGAACCACAGGCAACAGAGAATGCCGAGCCAGCAAAACGGACACCGAAGTGGTATGCCATGATTGCATGGGCGGCTTTGTCTTTTGTCCTGCTGATTCAAGGGTGTGCAGGGTTGTTCATGGGTTGGACTGGCGGAGATACGGAACCATTCCAACATATCAGTCTATTCTCCCTGATCGTTGCAGCCGTTGGCGGAATCGCATTGGTGGAGATGCTTCGCCGCCTTGCTGAACGACCAGACGATGAAGGAGCGGACCGAAATAAGGTACCTAAGATCAATATTCGGGGGATCGTCATCTACATCGCGGTCGTGGTACTCGTGCTGTTTGTCGGGTATCCGCTACGTGATAAACTTCCGGTATTTGCACTAGCTCCATGGGTGAGTGCGGTGATCGGCATTGTGGGGCTTGCAACGTTAAGGCCTTTATTCGGTCAAAAGAAAACAGCATAA
- a CDS encoding AraC family transcriptional regulator has translation MLAFRLTGLPDSRLPLYLYCVGTQEEKVLHRPDGFPVYQLFLSRGSEGRFRLPGKGTWTMGAGQVFILEPGTAHEYAPHSKSKGELGYIGIGGASAGSILQCAGLLQNEPYPISGFEIIWSRLTDLWQELNQGVTEMWNTSALIYQLILDIAQSKIPSEDGGVDIGSSMVQEEIANRSTQESDPGKDALIRAVALMHTHYRDDLLLKHVADAVGYSVQHLNRLFHHHYEVTGHQYMQRLRLQKASDWLDKHPRASVREAAETIGMEVNYFIRMFKREFGETPGKGMKHRNQLAMEKGPPRSLNR, from the coding sequence ATGCTTGCATTTCGTTTGACGGGCCTGCCGGATTCCCGGTTGCCGCTGTACCTGTATTGTGTGGGCACGCAGGAAGAGAAAGTTCTGCATAGACCGGATGGATTTCCGGTGTATCAGTTGTTTTTGTCACGCGGCAGTGAAGGGCGGTTCAGGCTTCCGGGAAAAGGGACGTGGACGATGGGAGCAGGACAGGTATTCATCCTGGAACCCGGGACTGCACATGAATATGCGCCTCATTCCAAATCCAAAGGAGAACTGGGTTATATCGGTATTGGCGGTGCATCGGCTGGATCGATACTGCAATGCGCGGGTCTACTTCAGAACGAGCCGTACCCGATCTCCGGTTTTGAAATCATCTGGTCGCGGTTGACAGATCTCTGGCAGGAGCTGAATCAAGGAGTAACGGAGATGTGGAACACATCAGCCTTGATCTACCAGCTCATTTTGGATATCGCACAATCGAAAATTCCATCGGAGGATGGTGGTGTGGATATTGGATCATCTATGGTGCAGGAGGAGATTGCAAACCGTTCGACTCAGGAGTCCGACCCAGGCAAGGATGCACTCATCCGCGCAGTGGCATTGATGCATACGCATTATCGGGATGACCTGTTATTGAAGCATGTCGCTGACGCAGTGGGTTATTCGGTGCAGCATCTTAATCGATTGTTTCATCATCATTATGAAGTGACAGGACATCAATATATGCAGCGATTACGTTTGCAGAAGGCTTCGGATTGGCTGGACAAGCATCCACGAGCAAGTGTACGAGAGGCCGCAGAGACCATTGGCATGGAAGTGAATTATTTCATCCGGATGTTCAAGCGGGAATTTGGTGAGACACCGGGCAAAGGAATGAAACATCGTAATCAGCTTGCCATGGAAAAGGGACCCCCAAGGTCCCTTAATCGATGA